A region of Anopheles merus strain MAF chromosome 2R, AmerM5.1, whole genome shotgun sequence DNA encodes the following proteins:
- the LOC121591038 gene encoding serine protease snake-like, which yields MKLPLLAEALLWLGGCFHLVTVVGAIVGGDSATADEFPHMAVLGRSCLQADGGDCVDGYEWFCGGTLISDRFVLTAAHCAHAGMSHPPTVVQLGAHDLRRPALYVGVRDVVLHPGYGGVLAYNDIALLRLESPVASSIQPALLWRSETIPENVPLIATGWGKLGHFEDPSMILQRVQIPIVPNSQCNQLLYRSRRLRHGVLPTQLCAGDPNGGKDTCEGDSGGPLQLKLPSARPIGQAYRYYVVGITSNGGICGTVNRPGLYTRVSSYVGWIDQVLEQITPD from the exons ATGAAGTTACCATTGCTGGCAGAGGCGCTTCTGTGGCTCGGCGGATGCTTCCACCTAGTGACAGTGGTCGGTGCTATAGTGGGTGGTGACAGTGCGACCGCCGACGAGTTCCCCCATATGGCCGTGCTGGGACGGTCCTGCCTGCAAGCCGATGGGGGCGATTGTGTCGACGGGTACGAATGGTTCTGCGGCGGTACGCTGATCTCGGACCGCTTCGTCCTGACGGCGGCACACTGTGCCCACGCGGGCATGTCCCATCCCCCGACGGTGGTGCAGCTCGGTGCGCATGATCTGCGCCGGCCCGCGCTGTACGTTGGCGTGCGGGACGTTGTGCTGCATCCGGGATATGGCGGTGTGCTTGCGTACAACGATATTGCGCTGTTACGGCTAGAGTCACCGGTGGCATCCAGCATCCAGCCGGCGCTGCTCTGGCGAAGCGAAACGATCCCCGAGAACGTGCCATTGATCGCTACCGGGTGGGGCAAACTTGGCCATT TTGAGGACCCGTCCATGATACTGCAGCGCGTACAGATACCGATCGTACCGAACAGCCAGTGCAACCAGTTGCTGTATCGCAGCCGGCGCCTGCGCCATGGCGTGCTGCCAACTCAACTGTGCGCCGGCGACCCGAACGGTGGCAAGGATACGTGCGAAGGTGATTCGGGCGGTCCGCTACAGCTGAAGCTTCCGTCGGCCAGACCGATCGGACAAGCTTATCGCTACTACGTCGTCGGCATCACGTCGAACGGTGGCATCTGCGGTACGGTCAACCGGCCCGGGCTGTACACGCGCGTTTCGTCCTACGTCGGGTGGATCGACCAGGTGCTGGAGCAGATCACACCGGACTAG
- the LOC121591039 gene encoding pyridoxal phosphate phosphatase PHOSPHO2-like yields MFSSSGRLLKRLAVLDFDHTVCEHNTDVVVRDLLGPGGVPPDVQSILRSCGWIPYMQRVFRLLHQGGFQPMDIASAIRGIPEVPGMKSCIGNLVRHGFDVIIISDSNSEFIRLWNDFNDIGSYIHTVFTNPARFDGSGLLELRPYHYQTECSLSSKNLCKGKIMEEFLRRQHDERQVDYEKVFYAGDGKNDVCPMLRLGSNGYACARRGYSCHDALQGAIGKLEHPYAAKVLQWTDGHELNDLIWTELED; encoded by the coding sequence ATGTTCTCCAGCAGTGGACGGCTGCTGAAGCGGCTGGCCGTGCTGGATTTCGATCACACCGTCTGCGAACACAACACGGACGTAGTGGTGCGCGATCTGCTCGGGCCGGGCGGGGTACCGCCGGACGTGCAAAGCATACTGCGCTCCTGCGGCTGGATCCCGTACATGCAGCGCGTCTTCCGGCTGCTGCACCAGGGCGGCTTCCAGCCGATGGACATTGCGTCGGCGATACGCGGCATACCGGAGGTGCCCGGGATGAAGTCGTGCATCGGCAACCTGGTGCGGCACGGGTTCGACGTGATCATCATAAGCGATTCCAACTCAGAGTTCATACGGCTGTGGAACGATTTCAACGACATCGGCTCGTACATACACACCGTGTTCACCAATCCGGCCCGGTTCGATGGCAGCGGGCTGCTGGAGCTGCGCCCGTACCACTACCAGACGGAGTGCTCGCTCAGCTCGAAGAACCTTTGCAAGGGTAAAATAATGGAAGAGTTCCTGCGCCGGCAGCACGACGAGCGGCAGGTCGATTACGAGAAGGTGTTCTACGCCGGGGACGGCAAAAACGACGTGTGTCCGATGTTGCGGCTCGGCAGCAATGGGTACGCCTGTGCCAGACGTGGCTACTCCTGCCACGATGCGCTGCAGGGTGCGATCGGGAAGCTGGAGCACCCGTACGCGGCCAAGGTGCTGCAGTGGACGGATGGGCACGAGCTGAACGACCTTATATGGACTGAACTGGAGGACTGA
- the LOC121591037 gene encoding zinc finger MYND domain-containing protein 11: MASLVQQETPCGVISAIWNIITSAQGEEIEQTKLVEQLADVLEDTELAERHVQAAISDELIVECARPKHRGRQRLTPTYTVPANWQTYAIPDGQPDKYCYECHHVGSVVKCAGCVRSLHEGCLKTGDERQLELEQYMSKQKRITVSAVKARTARGRQRRSSAASLAVTEESTVSSMDLSAAQGSVELADSTGLGQHGSADDSVDVMVSESLADRIKHESDDACSSIKREENVKEEGLPTVDDAMFVGMVRPPNRRLERSLNTPTVKPEVSEREGSAGRDGSDNSSQAASDTIAPRYCYACELLRYSSNQAPSSIEKSELNYLLKFVVEQYKSWIPKDTFSTSKFLRDTARHTPVVTRKTIDICRKMLLRIPTSFADVREKIASKQYARLEEFHVDLLDIVHNVAIIHGDTSMAYSAAMYFLADCVYDLREIRHCSDCYRHSAEKAEPDWFARPCRTRHELVFAKQSRFQYWPAKVVRVVNNLYDVRFFGGNHPRALIDAGWVKPIDTELGTLGVKDKHGGFQLAMKEMLKYQSLAEGFRDHFAFTSVTEQMQAAVVARTVESVLPPELREGAGRQSTSLGFEFSARTTKKRQRNQRNKQPSVVHQSVPLGAVSPPPTVASTNGSTISTRSKRRETVSHQHTPAKKTRSSTQAVAQSPEQDSVEHPLQQLDCALDGNHNGYDGEVGASSSTRVARTKQNEILRFPEKYDTFRLKQLFQQVTDLEETKQVALKLLQNKEQHFARKLEWLKETHQHQISEIKKRQWCVVCEKEARIPCCWNTSYCTTDCRERHWPGHQRQHPIESHSNRFS, encoded by the exons ATGGCTAGCCTAGTACAGCAGGAAACGCCGTGTGGTGTAATATCCGCCATCTGGAATATAATTACCAGTGCCCAGGGAGAAGAAATCGAACAGACGAAGTTAGTTGAGCAGCTCGCCGATGTGCTCGAAGATACGG AACTGGCGGAACGGCACGTCCAGGCGGCCATTTCCGACGAGCTGATAGTGGAGTGCGCCCGACCAAAGCACCGCGGAAGACAGAGACTAACTCCCACGTACACAGTGCCGGCAAACTGGCAAACGTACGCCATCCCGGACGGACAGCCGGACAAATATTGCTACGAGTGCCACCATGTTGGCAGTGTGGTGAAATGTGCCGGCTGCGTCCGAAGCTTGCACGAGGGCTGCCTTAAAACGGGCGACGAGCGGCAGCTCGAGCTGGAGCAGTACATGTCGAAGCAGAAGCGCATTACGGTGTCGGCAGTCAAGGCGCGGACGGCGCGGGGCAGGCAAAGGCGGTCCTCGGCCGCATCGCTTGCGGTCACGGAAGAGAGCACCGTCTCGTCGATGGACCTGTCGGCGGCTCAAGGCTCCGTCGAACTCGCTGACAGTACGGGGCTCGGACAGCACGGTTCGGCAGACGATTCGGTGGACGTGATGGTGAGCGAATCGCTTGCCGACCGGATAAAGCACGAATCCGACGACGCGTGCAGCAGCATCAAGCGGGAAGAGAACGTGAAAGAGGAAGGCTTGCCGACCGTCGACGACGCAATGTTTGTGGGTATGGTGCGACCGCCCAACCGGCGCCTGGAGAGAAGCCTCAACACACCGACGGTCAAGCCGGAAGTGTCGGAGAGGGAAGGTAGTGCGGGCAGGGATGGCAGTGATAATAGCAGTCAAGCGGCTAGTGACACGATCGCGCCCCGTTACTGCTACGCCTGTGAACTGCTGCGGTATAGCTCCAATCAGGCACCTTCAAGCATTGAAAAGAGCGAGCTGAATTACCTTTTAAAGTTTGTAGTCGAACAATACAAATCTTGG ATTCCAAAGGATACATTTTCAACCTCCAAGTTCTTGAGGGATACCGCTCGCCATACGCCCGTGGTGACGCGCAAGACCATTGATATTTGCCGCAAGATGCTGCTGCGCATTCCCACATCATTCGCGGACGTACGGGAAAAGATCGCAAGCAAGCAGTACGCTCGGTTGGAAGAGTTTCACGTCGATTTGCTGGACATTGTGCATAACGTTGCCATCATCCATGGAG ATACTTCGATGGCCTACAGTGCTGCGATGTACTTCCTAGCGGATTGCGTGTACGATCTGCGTGAAATACGCCACTGTTCGGACTGCTATCGCCACTCGGCCGAGAAAGCCGAACCGGATTGGTTCGCTCGACCGTGTCGCACCCGGCACGAGCTGGTGTTTGCCAAGCAGTCACGCTTCCAGTACTGGCCGGCGAAGGTCGTGCGGGTGGTGAATAACCTGTACGATGTGCGGTTCTTCGGCGGTAACCATCCGCGAGCGCTAATAGATGCGGGCTGGGTTAAGCCCATCGATACCGAGCTGGGCACGCTCGGTGTGAAGGATAAGCATGGAGGCTTTCAGCTAGCGATGAAGGAAATGTTGAAATATCAATCACTCGCGGAAGGATTCAGAGATCATTTTGCCTTTACGTCCGTCACGGAGCAGATGCAGGCAGCGGTGGTTGCCAGAACGGTGGAAAGTGTTTTGCCGCCAGAGTTGCGCGAGGGCGCTGGTAGACAGAGTACATCCTTGGGCTTTGAATTCTCAGCGCGGACCACGAAGAAGAGACAACGGAACCAGAGAAACAAGCAGCCCAGTGTGGTGCATCAGTCTGTACCGCTTGGTGCAGTGAG CCCACCACCGACTGTTGCCAGCACAAATGGCAGTACTATATCGACGCGGTCAAAACGTCGGGAAACGGTCTCCCATCAGCATACACCAGCCAAAAAGACACGCTCCAGCACTCAAGCAGTCGCCCAATCGCCCGAGCAGGATTCGGTCGAGCATCCTCTACAGCAGTTGGACTGCGCGCTCGATGGCAATCATAACGGGTACGATGGTGAGGTAGGCGCTTCCAGCTCTACACGAGTAGCTCGCACGAAGCAGAATGAAATTCTACGGTTCCCGGAAAAATACGACACATTTCGG CTAAAGCAACTGTTTCAACAAGTAACCGATCTGGAGGAAACGAAACAGGTcgctcttaagctgctgcaGAACAAAGAGCAGCACTTTGCCCGCAAACTGGAATGGTTGAAGGAAACGCACCAGCACCAAATAAGTGAAATTAAGAAAAGACAATGG TGCGTGGTGTGTGAAAAGGAAGCCCGAATTCCGTGCTGCTGGAATACGTCCTACTGTACGACCGACTGCCGCGAACGGCATTGGCCAGGGCACCAGCGGCAACACCCGATCGAGAGCCACAGTAATCGTTTTTCCTAG
- the LOC121601054 gene encoding diphthine methyltransferase, with the protein MGKLNIETITSHDTEQPADSIEWCPHDGWQDVFVCGTYQHERDEEPSSANRVGRILLYRFGGGPTDDTLSLLQTIDRSAVLDQKWNPRTNHQLAVAGADGTLALYALSDTSGQLQLEPQTTATLAGDETEERNLLALALDWSPDGKRIAVSDSHGCLELLNVEDGLQHVHSWKVHGFEAWTCAFSRHNENIIFSGGDDCFLCAHDVRCPGEPIMKGKNKTHSAGVTSLLSFAARDHILLTGSYDENVRLFDERQLKCSVSELPLHGGVWRLRSNPLREPDAILCACMYHNFSVVRLNADDSFELVGVYGEHESICYGCDWQQVGKGYRSGRNVIATCSFYDHKLCVSEVTVA; encoded by the exons ATGGGTAAATTAAATATCGAAACTATAACCTCACACGACACCGAACAACCGGCCGATTCGATCGAATGGTGTCCGCACGACGGCTGGCAGGACGTATTCGTATGCGGCACCTACCAGCACGAGCGCGATGAAGAACCATCCTCCGCAAATCGAGTAGGACGAATACTATTGTACCGGTTCGGTGGTGGACCTACGGATGATACGCTCTCGCTCCTACAAACGATTGACAGGTCGGCCGTTTTAGATCAAAAATGGAACCCACGGACAAACCATCAACTGGCGGTGGCCGGTGCCGATGGAACGCTAGCACTCTACGCCCTGTCCGACACGTCCGGGCAGCTTCAGCTCGAACCACAGACAACGGCAACGCTTGCGGGCGATGAAACCGAGGAGCGTAATCTGTTAGCGTTGGCGCTTGATTGGTCGCCCGATGGAAAGCGGATCGCTGTTAGCGATTCGCACGGTTGCCTCGAGCTGTTGAACGTTGAGGATGGGCTCCAGCACGTGCACAGCTGGAAGGTGCACGGGTTTGAAGCGTGGACGTGTGCGTTTAGTCGGCATAACGAAAATATCATCTTCAGTG GGGGCGACGATTGCTTTCTGTGTGCGCACGACGTACGCTGTCCGGGCGAACCGATCATGAagggtaaaaataaaacccactCGGCGGGAGTCACCTCTCTACTGTCCTTTGCTGCGCGGGATCACATTCTACTCACCGGAAGCTACGATGAAAACGTACGTCTGTTTGACGAACGGCAGCTGAAGTGTAGCGTTTCCGAACTGCCGCTGCACGGTGGCGTCTGGCGCTTGCGGTCGAATCCACTCCGCGAGCCGGATGCAATTCTGTGTGCCTGCATGTATCATAACTTTAGCGTGGTTCGGCTTAATGCAGACGATTCGTTCGAGCTGGTTGGAGTGTACGGGGAACATGAGAGCATCTGTTACGGTTGTGATTGGCAACAGGTAGGGAAAGGCTACCGTTCCGGTAGAAACGTGATAGCGACTTGCTCGTTTTACGATCATAAACTATGCGTATCGGAGGTAACTGTAGCTTAG